Below is a window of Brassica napus cultivar Da-Ae chromosome A5, Da-Ae, whole genome shotgun sequence DNA.
CCTGCGGTCTTAAGAACCTTCAGTCAAAAACTCTGTCGGTAAGTAATAAGTATCACCTCTATTGCTGCCAAGAGTTTgttgttttctctctctttctaattGTTTTAAGTGAATGAAACTTCAGGGGATTCAATGATGCTGTCAATGGTTTTGTGGATGATGGATGGTCACCACTGGGTAGTAATGACGGTGCAGAGGATATTAGTGTTATGATAAACTTGTCTCCTGGGAAGTTTGGTGGGCCGTCTCACTACGGTAGCTCGTTCCTCCCAAGCTTTGGTAGTGGTGTTCTTTGTGCTAAGGCATCTATGCTATTGGAGGTACATGTCGGATAGAGGAATAAGTTTATTTACTATATTTTCGTCTTTAGTTTAACTAACTTGTTATCTCTTTCTTGAATCAAGAACGTTCCATCTGCTGTGCTGGTTAGATTCCTTAGAGAACACCGCTCTGAGTGGGCTGATTATGGTGTGGATGCTTATGCTGCTGCATCCCTCAGAGCTAGTCCTTTTGCTGTTCCTTGCGCTAGAGCTGGTGGGTTCCCGAGTAACCAAGTCATTCTCCCATTAGCACAGACAGTTGAACATGAAGAGGTGCTAATGACTAAACAACTTCACTCTTtcttaaatactttttttttgtaaccttTTTTGATTTTCTTGTTTCAGTTTCTTGAAGTGGTTAGACTTGAAGGTCATGCTTACTCACCTGAAGACATGGGTTTAGCTCGTGATATGTACTTGCTTCAGGTCCGACCTCATGGTTTCACATTGTCAAAGTTCGTTGGTTCCCTTGTTGACATTTTTGATATTTGATTCATTCCACAGCTTTGTAGTGGTGTTGATGAAAACGTGGTTGGAGGTTGTGCACAGCTTGTCTTTGCTCCTATTGATGAATCATTTGCTGATGATGCACCTTTGCTTCCTTCTGGTTTCCGAGTCATACCTCTTGAACATAAATCAACCCCGGTAATATATCAAAATctcatttaattaaatatatatattctgatGCAATAATCTAATCTTTCACTGTCATATAGAACGGTGCATCTGCAAACCGTACGTTGGATTTAGCATCGGCTTTAGAAGGATCAACACGTCAAGGAAGTGAAGCTGACACAAACGGTTGTAACTTTAGGTCGGTAGTGACCATAGCATTCCAGTTCACGTTTGATAACCACACTAGAGACAGTGTTGCTTCAATGGCACGTCAGTACGTGAGAAGCATAGTGGGATCTATTCAGAGGGTTGCTCTAGCCATTGCTCCTCGTCCTGGTTCTAGTATCAGTCCAGTATCTGCTCCCACGTCCCCTGAAGCTCTCACTCTCGTCCGTTGGATCTCAAGGAGTTACAGGTACTAATTAGCATTTTAGTTTTGTGGCTAGTTAagtgtttatttgttttaaaccTCTTCTTATTGGCTGTTGTAGGGTTCACACTGGTGCAGATCTCTTTGGGTCTGATTCTCAAACCAGTGGTGACACATTGCTGCGTCAACTCTGGAACCACACTGATGCAATCCTGTGCTGCTCGCTCAAAACAAACGTAAGTGACTGACTACATGTCTTTGCTTCTAAGGACATGTTTTCCAGTTTTTTGAGATGGGTGTGACAATATCTCTTTTGTAGGCTTCACCGGTTTTCACATTTGCAAACCAAACCGGTTTAGACATGCTGGAAACTACTCTTGTAGCTCTTCAAGACATAATGCTAGACAAGACCCTCGACGAGTCTGGTCGTAAAGCTCTTTGCTCCGAGTTCCCCAAGATCATGCAACAGGTTTTTTCTGTTTACTTGATGATTCTTTTGCCATTATCTCGAAAAATCATTCTGACTCGGAATCTTGATTATTTTGTGTAGGGATATGCTCATCTTCCTGCGGGTGTGTGTGCATCAAGCATGGGGAGATTGGTATCTTACGAGCAGGCAACAGTGTGGAAAGTTCTTGAAGACGATGAGTCAAACCATTGCTTAGCATTCATGTTCGTGAATTGGTCGTTCGTTTGAAGAGAAGAGTAAGGAAGACCAGGTTACTTCCTTCCCATGGAAGGTTATTATGTAAGATGTTAAAGTTAGGGTGCTATTATGCTAAACAGTGTTTTGAAATTCAGGGACTAATATGTAATATGACTTATTTATGATCCTTTATGGATTGTTTCTTGTTCGTATGTTATGGCCGGATATTATTATTACGATGTTATTAAGTCTTTTTTTGTTGTGCTAGTTTGCTTTTtgcaagagtttttttttaatcttgtcattttcttttgtcaacTATTTCTGACTTGTAGTTGTTATATGTTGGACATATTGAGCTGCATGTagttaaacaaaaatcataaagAAAAAAGAGCTCAAAATTTCAGACaagaaactatttaaaatttggaATATCTCATTAATAAGTGGGTATATGTAGTTCATTTTACGAACTAAATTTGTTCAGTAATGTGAATTAGATAAATGAAATtgagaaaataaatttgtttacaCATGGGACATAACTTTGCATCTATATTCTTTTTTGGCAACTTTTCATCTATATCtaagtaacaaaaataaatgggATAGGTTTGTATTTTGGAGTCGTATATCAATATTTAgagaataaataatattttattgaaaGGAATGATGTTATATTCGTGTATTCTGGGAGAGGAGCGCAGGGTGGTCCAGTTTTATAGGTGCTAGGTAAGCTGTGGAAGCCGTTTCTAGCACTGCAAATTATTTAAAGATTGGATCTGCATGAAATCTTCACAGTAAATGAATCTataaatttcacaaatttaaattGAGATCGTATCTATCCTATCTctcataagaaaattaaatgatGATGAATTGATGATGCCTCCCTCCTCTCTTTAGCCTATAAGCTGAGAAAGAAAAAACCTATAAAAGTTCTCCCCCGTAGCTGTCTATTTTAGTGAAtacattttaaatgtttttgcaTTCTATACCAAGTGACCAATTTGGCAAAAGAGtgtagccaaaaaaaaaatgtcgcaATAACATTTATATTCTAAAGGAAATTAGCATAGTCTTCAACTGTAGTTGTCACAAAACACGGATTGAACTTTTAAAAGTATTATAAATAGTGAGATATGATCatcatttctgtttttttttctcagtttGACGTCTGGCATCAATGGAGAATATGGtggtatattttataaaaataatcatatgcAGTTATTTACTACGAATACATGGTGCATTTTCTAGTATTTATTTATGGGTTTCGAAATTCATTTTTTGGGTAATTTTTaatgcaaaaaataataaacctaTATGATTTTAATCACCAATGACAACTAGACAAGTAGTCCCTGGCCTATATGATTTTAGTGCTTTAAATATGGCCTTTAATGAGAACATCCTGCTTCACTCACTATCACTAAAACAAAGAACAGAAATGGGAACTTCAGTACTAAAAGCTCTCAGATATCTTCTACTTTTCAACATCTCATTGACCTTCATCTACACCAATGAAGTCTCATCCGCTTCTCCAGTGACTCTACCGGCGGCAAAGATGAGCCGTAGACTTGTGGCCGTTCAAGGCATGGTTTATTGCAAGTCTTGCAAGTACTCCGGCATTGATACGCTCCTAGAAGCATCTCCTCTTCAAGGTTGTTACATTATAATCTCTGGTCTCTTTTAACTTTTCTAATTATTTTGTAATCTCGTAGATCTATAACTTTATAAGTGTACATGAGCTTTGGATTGACCttgtcttcgttttttttttcatcgttGCATGTTTAGGAGGTTTACTTCCATGACACAATCTTCACAATGCGTGCATTACGTTCTCGCAAAAAATACATCACATCAAACTTTATGGCTGCAAAaatcttggattaattaactTTTATTCAAAGAGATTAGTCTGATGAATTTAGTTTAAAGACTCGTTTACTTACCATGCATGCATTGTTAGACTGATTTTCCTATGAAATAATTTGAATGAATGATATTAATCCAACAAATTGATGTGATTAAAAGCACTTGAACATGTTTATTGCATGTTTTTTAGGTTGGAGTTCTTAATGTAATATAAGATTCGGTTTTTTAGCttaaaaaagttaagagaccgaatcttatatctcttatttaagagatgtcttttagtatttttagttaaaatttaagagGTCAAATCTATTTTAAGAGACATGCaataaacatgtttttattgtCTGGTATCTTAAGGTAGATTTCACTAAAGTAAAAAAGGTTAGGTAAAtgcattttcaaaaattcaCACCAATGACCtcttaaaaagaaataataatatatcatgaTTTGTGTAACACATTCGTCGAGTCTCTCGTGCCACTTGGCTTTCATGCACAAAACGATTTTCGTCCTATTGGCTTGCATGCATgcacaaaattttattttcctccTTTTCTACTCCTTTTAATTTCTATacgactgttttttttttctttttttcctttaaatcTTTAAATCAAGCTTGTAATAATCATTGAATAGTTGATATCTATTAATGTTTCGACTACACTACAGGAGCTACTGTAAAGCTTGCATGCAACAACACAAAGAGAGGTGTAACGATGGAGACAAAGACGGACAAAAACGGATACTTCTTCATGTTAGCTCCGAATAAACTCACCTCCTACGCTTTCCACACGTGCCGGGCTTGGCCCACGAATCCTGGTTCCGCAGCTGCTACATGCACCGTTCCTTCACAGCTCAACAGTGGAACCACCGGTGCTAGGCTTAAGCCTTCTAAATCAATCAACATAGCTGAACGCGACTACGTTTTATTCTCTGTTGGTCCCTTCGCGTTCGAACCGGCCTGTACTCGTTGAAGTCTcgactttctttctttttgataaaatctGAATTTATACCAAAAAGGAAACGTTTTACAACAGCTCGGCGAAGCTAAAAAGTTACAaaagacccaaaaaaaaaggtgGAAAAAAGCCTAATGTTAACTCGGTATAAGCAGCATGCTTCAGAGACTTACTCAAAGTCGATATCTTTTAGTCGAATCTAAACCAGATGGAAAGCATGGTCTTGAACCTTTTCCTATCTTTGCGGGCAAGAACAATGTCCCGTACGCATCGATCCAGCTGTTTGAACACAACAGAGTGAGGTTGAAGATTCCCAGCATGCATTCTTGAGTTCCTTTCTCTCCATATGAGATAAATAGTAGCCTGGGCTGCTATGTGCTTAATTGTGAAAAGCCGGTTCCCTCTGGCAGCCTGCAACCAATTAACTAGAGCTGCCCAAGTTCTTACCCGCAGAGGAGAAGCCCCCAGCTTAGCGAACAGCTTAGCCCATATATCTTTGCTGTACTCACAGTCCAGGAACAAATGATCTCTGGTTTCAGAAAGCCGATTGCATAGCACACAAGTGTCAGGAACATCCATGCCCCATGTTACCAGTTTTTGCCTGACTGGAAGCCTATCGAGATGAGCTACCCAAAATGTGAAAGCATGCTTTGGTATGCAACCTTTGAACCAAACCGATTGAGTCCACAGGAGCTTAGGATGTTTTGGTCGTAGGTGTTCCCAAGTTAAACCCGAGGAGAAGTCAGAGGACACAATGCCTGAAATTTCCCACGAGAACACATCAGGGCCTTGAGATTGAGTAGGGAGAGGATGGGCAGTTAAGTGGTCACGCACTTCCGCTACTCTCCTATGTCTCACCCGGTGTGAAGGCAGTCTCCATCCTGTGGCGGTGCAGGCCTCTGCTACATTGCTTGACATAGGTATTCCCATCATGAGAGGACCATCTTGCCCTACGAAGGAGAGTAGAGGTCCTGTTGGCAACCAATGATCAAACCAGAACTTTGCAGTGCATGTCACCATCTCTCACAGAGCATCTCAAGAACTTCAGAGCTAGGTGTCGCATGGAGGTAAGACTTTTCCAAATCCAGGAGCTGTTGACCGTAGCCGGGGCGCTCCAGAAGCTATGATCTTTTAGGTTGTGCTTTCTCATCCAGGCGACCCACAGGGAGTCAGATTTGGAGAAGAGGAGCCAAATAAGTTTCAGGTTAAGGGTTTTATTCCAGAGACTAAAATCCCTCAGCCCCAATCCTCCTTCTTCTTTAGGTTGACATATAGTGCTCCAAGCTACCTTAACTCCATGTTTCTTAGCAATATCCCCAGACCACAGAAGTGATTGCACATACTCTCTATCTGCTTGATACAACCTTTTGGTAGCATAAACGCTGAAGTCCAAAAGTTGATAGTGCTGTATATAACCGATGAGATTAACTGCAACCTACCAGCAAAGGATAAGGCCTTGGTTGTCCAGTGGTTGAATCTGTTTGAGATTGAGTCCAGCAGTGGTGAGTACTCAGATTTCCGAAGCTTCCTATGAGTAAGAGGGAGACCCAAGTACCGAAAAGGAAATGATCCCTGTGTGAAACCAAATGCCGCAAGACTTTCCTGATCATTTTCATCTGTTCCAGCTGTATATAGCGCAGATTTTTCTCTGTTCATTTCCAAGCCAGAGAGCCGATGAAAGGTTTCCAGAGTTGAGTTTAGCTCGTTTAGTGAGGCATGAGAACCATCAAAAAACACCATCACATCATCAGCAAAGGCAAGATGAGATATTTTGGGGTCATGGCCCTTAGGATGATATCCTATGCTTCCATCTTCGTATTTCCTTGCCAGCAATCTCCCAAACACCTCCATTGCGATGACAAATAGATATGGTGAGATCGGATCACCCTGTCTAACCCCTTGCGCCCCCTGGAAGAAGCCACAGAGGTCCCCGTTAACATTGATCGAGAAGCTTGTGGTTGTGATACACTGCTGAATCCAGTTAATGAAGATGTGCGGGAACTGAGCTGCTTTCAGAACTTGCAGTATGAAATCCCACCGCAGAGAATCAAAAGCTTTCCTAAGGTCAACTTTGAGAACTCCTCGGCTAGATACATTTTTCTGGTTGAATTTTTGGACCATTTCCGTAGCCAGCAAGACATTCTCAATTAGCAAACGCCCTTTGACAAACGCTGATTGATGAGGAGATACCATTGATGGGAGAATCGACTCAAGTCTCTTTGCAATGATCTTAGAAATAATCTTGTATAAGACATTGCAGAGAGATATAGGCCTGAAGTCAGATATTTTGTCCGCGTTCACCTTCTTTGGAATGAGAGTGATAGCTGTGCAGTTCCACTGTTTTAGCATCCTACCATTGCGGAAGAACTCTTGGACAGCCTGAGTTATCTCTGGTCCAGTAACAGCCCATGTCGCTTTGAGGAACTCCGCGTTGTATCCATCAGGCCCGGGAGCCTTGTGAATAGGTAGCGCAAATACTGTTTCCTTAATCTCTGACGCAGAGACCTCCGCTATCAGCATGTTTTTCATCTCAGTTGTACAGTGGAATGCACTAAGAGAGCTTATAAGGTCGCAGTCTGGTGCTGAGAGGGGAGGTGATTCCTTGCCCAACAAGTCCTGAAAGAAATCGACACAGTGATTCTCaatctctattttttcttcaattctTCCACCATCATTGCCAATGAGAAAATGAATCTGGTTGCAGGATCGTCTGGCTGCTACCATTTTGAAGTAGAAAGCAGTGTTACTATCTCCATATTTCAACCACTGGATTCTTGATCTTTGGCAGAAAATTTTTTCCTCAGCTAGAGCTAGCGTCATCCATCGCGAGTGTGCCTCTTTTTCCAATCCAGCAAGAATGGCTGTTGGGTTATTGAGGAAGCTCTGCTGGCACTCCGCGAGGACTGGAGCCGCATCACTAACCCTTTTTTCGATTCCTGAATAGTTGTCTCTATGGAAGTTCCGGATAATCCCTTTAAGACACTTCAGTTTCTTGCTTATGATAAACATAGAAGTTCCTGAAACGTAGGTATTACTCCAGAAATCCCCTACCGAACTTAGAAAGTTCTCATTGTCAAGGAGAAAGTTTGAGAATTTAAAGGGCCGACGCTTCCTAGTCAGTTGACCTCCAAAGTGGATGCAAGTAGGGCAGTGATCTGAGAATTCTGGCTCTTTAAACTCCCCGTAAGAGAGCGGGAAGGCAGCCAGCCAGTTATCGTTGACAAGAAGTCTATCAAGTTTCCTCGCTATTGGGTTATCGTCTTGTTTGTTCCACCAGGTGTAATGATGGCAACGGAAAGAGAGATCTGCTAGTTGAGCAGATTGAAGGCAGACCCTGAACTCCTCCATTCCTCCAGAGATCCTAGTACCGCCAGTTGATGCATCTTCAGGGTTCAGAGGCTGATTGAAGTCTCCAAGAATCATCCAAGGCTTATCAACTATGATCGGGTTACCAGATAGATGTATTAGGTCTGCCCACATAGTCCTTCTCCCAACACGACAATTGACCGCATAGACAAAGGTGACCACAAATTCCGTTTCAACTTGAGGCAACTTTACCAGGCAGGTGATCATCTGACTCGACTTTTGAAGAATAGAAACACTCACTTGGGGGGCCCAAACAACCCAAATCCTTCCAAGCTCTGCATACTCATAGTTTGCAGCCGCGTTCCAACCAGGAAAAGTAGACTGGATAAACTTCTGACTTCTGACTGCTTTAACCCGAGTTTCAATTAAGctaccaaaaagaaaattattacgCCGAAACCATTTCCGAAAACTTCTTCGCCGAACTGATTTATTGAAGCCTCTAACGTTCCAACAGAAGCACTCTATCCTAAAACtaagaggggggggggggggggtggggcgTGCGCCCCGGGGTAGACTTTTTTTCTTGCTTGAACTAGCCTTCTTTTGTTGCTGTATCAAAAGTTTCTGCTTCCGCTTGGAGACTACTGTTGTGTACTCACCCTCTTCCTTAGAAGTGGAGGCCTCCTCTGAAGAGTATTCCGAAGTATCAGGTTCTGAAGAGGCTGTGTCCTCGGATGAAGATGAGGAAGTGGAAGTGGAGGAGGTTTGTATCCTCTTCCCCCCTTCAGGATTCTTCTCTTGTTCAGCTGCTGCTAAGGATTTAGAGTTCTGAACAGTAGCCTCCTTTAGCTTGTCTAACCCAATGTCTATCACAAGTGCCCCTGTGAGATCAGGAGTAGGAACAAAAACAGCTTTTGCCGCTCTTTTGcgcttttgcttcttcttcttcttcttcgtcgcaGTTTCCTGGTCGGACTTGGTTGGGTCTGACTTGCTGCGAGAACAGACACTTGTCTCATGACCCGTGGATTTACAGATCGTACAAGTGATTGGAGCAGTCGGGCATCTCTTAATGGAGTGGCCCACCTCTTGACAGTGAGTACATATCGGTTGGAGCCATTGGCTTGTCACCAAAACTCTCTGTATATGACCAGATTGGAAGCAGACATTGACCGCTTCAGGGAGTGGCTTGGACGGGTCGACAATGGTGTAAACTCTTGCCACCTCCAGGTTGGTCATGCTTGCAGTTAAGGGGTGCAGGACTATTGGGTCCCCAACAAGACCAGCAATGTGTTCCAAACCTTCTTCATTGTAAAAGTGTGGTGGAACACCATGGAAATCAACCCAAACTGGGGCTGCAGTTAGTTCTGGAGTCTCCGGTTGAAGACCAGGTTCCCACTTTGCAACAAACATTGCTTGATTCTCAATGTGCCACATACCCTGATCCAGAACCTTCTTACGGGTGAGAGGACAGGGGATTTTTATGAGAAAAGACCTTGCGGTAAGCTTCGAAACAGTTATGTTCTTAAGCCTGTTGCTCCAGATGCCATTCACAATGGCATGAAGAGTACGCGGTGATGGCGCTCTGCCATTAAACTGGGCTATGATGAAGTTTTCCCAGCGATGCTGATTCTTGGTTATGACTGAGTTTGGAATCTCTACACAGGCTTCACCGGAGTCAAGAACAAAGGCTTCACCTTTCTTCTGCATCTTCTGAGATGAGCCGTAAGCTACGTCACGCCACAAGGGTTTTGGTGCGACACGAGCTGTCGGACCATCTCCAGGAACGGGATCTGGGATTGCACCGGGAGCGGGATCCGCTAGGTTTCCGGTTGCAGGGGGAGTCTGTTTCGGCCTAGTCTGCACATCAGCGTTACTTCGGCTGCTATGCATCAAGGAATCGACAGGTGGATGAGGGCTTTTGGACGGGGGCAATTTGGAGGAGGCAGAGGAGGCATCGGGATTTGAAAGGTTTAAGGTGAGGGGAGAGAACTGGGTTCGCTTTTTCTTGGCCATGGGTTACGAGGCGGCGTCGGAGGCCAGGGCCAACACCGGTGACGTAGGGAGAAGGTGGGCGCGGTGCCCTAGAAATTGCACTGGAAATCGCCTTAGAGAGCAAAACGGTgcgtttttcttttttagtaTGTTGTTTTCATTAAGTCTCGACTTTCTTCTTTATGTATGTGTGTGCTTGCTTGTTATGACTATCTCTCACTAGTGCTTTAAATGTTTCTATCGTCgtgtttgctttttttttttagtatgttCACGTTTTGAAGCTTGTCTTGGTAGACATTTTGAGATTGTTAGTGTGTTTGATTTCGTATCCTTATCGTTTATCTCTTCTTCACAACTGACAAACCATTTTTTTGTAAGGCAA
It encodes the following:
- the LOC125609345 gene encoding homeobox-leucine zipper protein ATHB-14-like, with translation MMVHTMHRESPDKGLDSGKYVRYTPEQVEALERVYTECPKPSSLRRQQLIRECPILSNIEPKQIKVWFQNRRCREKQRKEAARLQTVNRKLNAMNKLLMEENDRLQKQVSHLVYENGHMKHQLHTASGTTTDNSCESVVVSGQQHQQQNSNHPQHLQRDANNPAGLLSIAEEALAEFLSKATGTAVDWVQMIGMKPGPDSIGIVSISRNCSGIAARACGLVSLEPMKVAEILKDRQSWLRDCRCVDTLSVIPAGNGGTIELIYTQMYAPTILAAARDFWTLRYSTCLEDGSYVVCERSLTSTTGGPNGPPSSSFVRAEMRPSGFLIRPCDGGGSIVHIVDHVDLDAWSVPEVMRPLYESSKILAQKMTVAALRHVRQIAQETSGEVQYGGGRQPAVLRTFSQKLCRGFNDAVNGFVDDGWSPLGSNDGAEDISVMINLSPGKFGGPSHYGSSFLPSFGSGVLCAKASMLLENVPSAVLVRFLREHRSEWADYGVDAYAAASLRASPFAVPCARAGGFPSNQVILPLAQTVEHEEFLEVVRLEGHAYSPEDMGLARDMYLLQLCSGVDENVVGGCAQLVFAPIDESFADDAPLLPSGFRVIPLEHKSTPNGASANRTLDLASALEGSTRQGSEADTNGCNFRSVVTIAFQFTFDNHTRDSVASMARQYVRSIVGSIQRVALAIAPRPGSSISPVSAPTSPEALTLVRWISRSYRVHTGADLFGSDSQTSGDTLLRQLWNHTDAILCCSLKTNASPVFTFANQTGLDMLETTLVALQDIMLDKTLDESGRKALCSEFPKIMQQGYAHLPAGVCASSMGRLVSYEQATVWKVLEDDESNHCLAFMFVNWSFV
- the LOC125609346 gene encoding non-classical arabinogalactan protein 31-like yields the protein MGTSVLKALRYLLLFNISLTFIYTNEVSSASPVTLPAAKMSRRLVAVQGMVYCKSCKYSGIDTLLEASPLQGATVKLACNNTKRGVTMETKTDKNGYFFMLAPNKLTSYAFHTCRAWPTNPGSAAATCTVPSQLNSGTTGARLKPSKSINIAERDYVLFSVGPFAFEPACTR
- the LOC125609602 gene encoding uncharacterized protein LOC125609602 — encoded protein: MVTCTAKFWFDHWLPTGPLLSFVGQDGPLMMGIPMSSNVAEACTATGWRLPSHRVRHRRVAEVRDHLTAHPLPTQSQGPDVFSWEISGIVSSDFSSGLTWEHLRPKHPKLLWTQSVWFKGCIPKHAFTFWVAHLDRLPVRQKLVTWGMDVPDTCVLCNRLSETRDHLFLDCEYSKDIWAKLFAKLGASPLRVRTWAALVNWLQAARGNRLFTIKHIAAQATIYLIWRERNSRMHAGNLQPHSVVFKQLDRCVRDIVLARKDRKRFKTMLSIWFRFD